A part of Crassostrea angulata isolate pt1a10 chromosome 5, ASM2561291v2, whole genome shotgun sequence genomic DNA contains:
- the LOC128185696 gene encoding tissue inhibitor of metalloproteinase-like isoform X1, which yields MKSIFVACLSMSLVLLTLRSVSGCTCMPVTLHGSYKSSDFVLVGRVIYKDATQNYRNGNTYYDVEVLRVLKQDGIEIGTPVTRITTRSADSLCGVYLEVGQVYILNGELNLRVFESIKETGWSTNYLKFCLNLLLHYVTIISKKRNNLNIFIHL from the exons ATGAAG TCCATTTTTGTGGCATGTCTTTCGATGTCTTTGGTTTTACTGACATTACGAAGTGTTAGCGGATGTACCTGTATGCCCGTAACCTTACACGGTAGCTACAAAAGTTCCGACTTCG TGCTTGTTGGCAGAGTTATTTACAAGGACGCAACCCAAAATTATCGTAATGGAAATACATACTATGATGTAGAAGTGCTCAGAGTTCTGAAGCAG GATGGTATTGAAATCGGAACGCCAGTAACAAGAATAACAACGCGGTCAGCAGACTCTCTGTGTGGGGTATATCTAGAAGTCGGCCAGGTGTACATATTGAATGGTGAGCTCAATTTAAGGGTGTTCGAATCAATAAAGGAGACcgggtggtcaacaaattacttAAAATTTTGCCTAAATCTTTTATTACATTATGTAACTATTATTAGTAAGAAAAGAAacaatttgaacatttttatacatCTTTAA
- the LOC128185696 gene encoding tissue inhibitor of metalloproteinase-like isoform X2 → MKSIFVACLSMSLVLLTLRSVSGCTCMPVTLHGSYKSSDFVLVGRVIYKDATQNYRNGNTYYDVEVLRVLKQDGIEIGTPVTRITTRSADSLCGVYLEVGQVYILNGFKGDSGLRISTCSMMSRGPVCPKMLGFVYDTFATLQSLA, encoded by the exons ATGAAG TCCATTTTTGTGGCATGTCTTTCGATGTCTTTGGTTTTACTGACATTACGAAGTGTTAGCGGATGTACCTGTATGCCCGTAACCTTACACGGTAGCTACAAAAGTTCCGACTTCG TGCTTGTTGGCAGAGTTATTTACAAGGACGCAACCCAAAATTATCGTAATGGAAATACATACTATGATGTAGAAGTGCTCAGAGTTCTGAAGCAG GATGGTATTGAAATCGGAACGCCAGTAACAAGAATAACAACGCGGTCAGCAGACTCTCTGTGTGGGGTATATCTAGAAGTCGGCCAGGTGTACATATTGAATG gcTTTAAAGGGGATTCAGGATTACGGATTTCGACGTGTTCTATGATGTCTAGGGGCCCGGTATGTCCAAAAATGTTGGGCTTTGTATATGACACGTTTGCTACGCTACAGTCTCTCGCCTGA
- the LOC128185849 gene encoding putative nuclease HARBI1 — protein sequence MRTNKHDLFSIKRQEQDSSVKMDAVLFFFIDDFFESEEKEEFDTEISDDLLFFSLILRTRIKDGYHVPKIDKFVEEIVPRMNEIEFKKHFRLSRDTYNILLTELGPSLKYRQRSTGKPALTPDKQLLVFLWYMANQDSMREDACLFGVSPFSVHRCVRRTSKTLCDKLLRKFIVWPDHDAQEQISNVIYESSGLPNCIGFIDGTHIGLSFLPNGDKDYINRKGYPSIQLQLVVDDKMMIRDTYVGWPGCVHDARVYRNSPIFNCLEHDSGVHLAPDKYLIGDAAYPLSPFMMTPLKAVGNLSNAQKLYNRKVSSVRQTVERTIGHLKGRFRRLRELYCMNIEDCCHLITSACILHNLCVLKKDDIEDYLEPNPNHLNRVNYYPNVYRNDPRGVNKRNALVLCIHNCYMQH from the exons ATGCGCACAAACAAACACGACCTCTTTTCAATCAAACGTCAAGAACAGGACTCGAGTGTTAAGATGGatgctgttttgtttttttttattgacgaTTTTTTTGAAAGCGAGGAAAAAGAGGAATTCGATACGGAAATCTCCGacgatttgttgtttttttcactTATCCTTCGCACTAGAATAAAGGATGGCTATCATGTGCCGAAAATTGACAAATTCGTAGAAGAAATAGTACCAAgaatgaatgaaattgaatttaaaaaacattttcgtTTGTCGAGAGATACATATAATATTCTTCTAACTGAATTAGGACCATCTCTTAAATACAGACAACGTAGTACGGGTAAGCCTGCCTTAACTCCTGACAAACAACTCCTTGTATTCTTGTGGTACATGGCTAACCAAGACTCTATGCGAGAAGATGCATGCTTATTTGGAGTTAGTCCATTTAGTGTTCACAGGTGTGTTCGCAGAACATCAAAGACGTTGTGTGATAAGCTTTTGCGAAAATTTATTGTTTGGCCAGATCATGATGCTCAGGAACAAATATCTAATGTTATATACGAGTCTAGTGGTTTACCAAATTGTATTGGATTTATTGATGGAACTCATATTGGTCTATCATTTCTTCCAAATGGTGACAAGGATTACATAAACCGAAAAGGTTATCCTTCTATTCAATTACAACTTGTTGTTGATGACAAGATGATGATAAGAGACACTTACGTTGGGTGGCCCGGCTGCGTACATGACGCTAGAGTGTACCGCAATTCTCCAATTTTTAACTGTTTGGAGCATGACAGTGGTGTTCATCTGGCACCAGACAAATATTTGATTG GAGATGCAGCATATCCTCTTTCACCTTTCATGATGACACCGCTTAAAGCAGTAGGTAATCTATCAAATGCTCAAAAGCTTTACAATCGTAAGGTGTCATCAGTCAGACAAACGGTTGAGAGAACAATAGGTCATTTAAAAGGGCGTTTCCGTCGGTTGCGTGAGCTGTATTGCATGAATATTGAAGACTGTTGCCATCTTATTACATCAGCATGTATTCTGCATAATTTGTGTGTCCTGAAGAAAGATGATATAGAAGATTATTTGGAACCAAATCCAAATCATTTGAACAGAGTGAATTATTATCCTAATGTATACAGAAATGATCCACGGGGTGTTAACAAAAGAAATGCTCTTGTGCTCTGTATTCATAATTGCTACATGCAACATTAA
- the LOC128185850 gene encoding uncharacterized protein LOC128185850 isoform X2, whose amino-acid sequence MADGAGEKVSYWREITLVYPDEEITVVLPAPIITRLQEADCSEKMSTQSIENVVDDLVHACPQTPMPSPESGSEPSTSSEKELPKVWNKKETQLLFHARMKLEKEFSEARSHKTLWDKIAKELKSAGCLVTARQCENKYKSLKREYRATIDHNSRSGNDRKSCAFFEEFSELYGMKAGSRPKFTIGSFSGSDRSQMQESFSSSDEQLPSSKEKHTRNKKDVQKRKTDGVTEWLQQYEERQVEFQRNKLEKIKEMHDEKMQMMGKLLNALEKKNN is encoded by the exons ATGGCGGACGGCGCGGGAGAAAAAGTTAG TTATTGGCGGGAAATTACATTAGTGTATCCGGACGAGGAGATTACAGTTGTGTTACCGGCTCCAATCATAACTAGGCTACAAGAAG CTGATTGTTCAGAGAAGATGTCAACACAGTCGATTGAAAATGTTGTGGATGACCTCGTTCATG CATGTCCTCAAACACCCATGCCAAGTCCTGAATCAGGTTCTGAACCAAGCACAA GTAGTGAGAAAGAATTGCCAAAAGTGTGGAATAAGAAAGAGACTCAACTGTTATTTCATGCAAGGATGAAGTTGGAGAAGGAATTTTCCGAAGCAAGATCTCATAAAACACTTTGGGACAAAATAGCAAAGGAGTTGAAAAGTGCTGGGTGTTTAGTAACAGCCAGacaatgtgaaaataaatacaagTCACTGAAGAGAGAATACAGAGCAACAATTGACCACAATAGCAGAAGTGGAAATGATAGAAAATCATGTGCCTTTTTTGAGGAGTTCAGTGAATTATATGGAATGAAAGCAGGGTCAAGGCCTAAATTTACCATTGGTAGTTTCTCAGGTAGTGATAGATCTCAAATGCAGGAATCTTTTTCCAGCTCTGATGAACAGCTCCCCAGTTCAAAAGAGAAACACACTAGAAATAAGAAAGATGTTCAAAAAAGGAAGACAGATGGAGTCACAGAATGGCTTCAGCAATACGAAGAAAGGCAAGTTGAATTTCAGAGAAACAAGctggaaaaaattaaagaaatgcaTGATGAGAAGATGCAAATGATGGGAAAGCTCTTGAATGCTCtagagaagaaaaataattga
- the LOC128185850 gene encoding uncharacterized protein LOC128185850 isoform X1, giving the protein MADGAGEKVSYWREITLVYPDEEITVVLPAPIITRLQEGDMKLMADIKKNIKETGVPLPADCSEKMSTQSIENVVDDLVHACPQTPMPSPESGSEPSTSSEKELPKVWNKKETQLLFHARMKLEKEFSEARSHKTLWDKIAKELKSAGCLVTARQCENKYKSLKREYRATIDHNSRSGNDRKSCAFFEEFSELYGMKAGSRPKFTIGSFSGSDRSQMQESFSSSDEQLPSSKEKHTRNKKDVQKRKTDGVTEWLQQYEERQVEFQRNKLEKIKEMHDEKMQMMGKLLNALEKKNN; this is encoded by the exons ATGGCGGACGGCGCGGGAGAAAAAGTTAG TTATTGGCGGGAAATTACATTAGTGTATCCGGACGAGGAGATTACAGTTGTGTTACCGGCTCCAATCATAACTAGGCTACAAGAAGGTG ATATGAAATTGATGGCTGAcataaagaaaaacataaaagaaaCTGGAGTTCCTTTACCAG CTGATTGTTCAGAGAAGATGTCAACACAGTCGATTGAAAATGTTGTGGATGACCTCGTTCATG CATGTCCTCAAACACCCATGCCAAGTCCTGAATCAGGTTCTGAACCAAGCACAA GTAGTGAGAAAGAATTGCCAAAAGTGTGGAATAAGAAAGAGACTCAACTGTTATTTCATGCAAGGATGAAGTTGGAGAAGGAATTTTCCGAAGCAAGATCTCATAAAACACTTTGGGACAAAATAGCAAAGGAGTTGAAAAGTGCTGGGTGTTTAGTAACAGCCAGacaatgtgaaaataaatacaagTCACTGAAGAGAGAATACAGAGCAACAATTGACCACAATAGCAGAAGTGGAAATGATAGAAAATCATGTGCCTTTTTTGAGGAGTTCAGTGAATTATATGGAATGAAAGCAGGGTCAAGGCCTAAATTTACCATTGGTAGTTTCTCAGGTAGTGATAGATCTCAAATGCAGGAATCTTTTTCCAGCTCTGATGAACAGCTCCCCAGTTCAAAAGAGAAACACACTAGAAATAAGAAAGATGTTCAAAAAAGGAAGACAGATGGAGTCACAGAATGGCTTCAGCAATACGAAGAAAGGCAAGTTGAATTTCAGAGAAACAAGctggaaaaaattaaagaaatgcaTGATGAGAAGATGCAAATGATGGGAAAGCTCTTGAATGCTCtagagaagaaaaataattga
- the LOC128185850 gene encoding uncharacterized protein LOC128185850 isoform X3 — protein MKLMADIKKNIKETGVPLPADCSEKMSTQSIENVVDDLVHACPQTPMPSPESGSEPSTSSEKELPKVWNKKETQLLFHARMKLEKEFSEARSHKTLWDKIAKELKSAGCLVTARQCENKYKSLKREYRATIDHNSRSGNDRKSCAFFEEFSELYGMKAGSRPKFTIGSFSGSDRSQMQESFSSSDEQLPSSKEKHTRNKKDVQKRKTDGVTEWLQQYEERQVEFQRNKLEKIKEMHDEKMQMMGKLLNALEKKNN, from the exons ATGAAATTGATGGCTGAcataaagaaaaacataaaagaaaCTGGAGTTCCTTTACCAG CTGATTGTTCAGAGAAGATGTCAACACAGTCGATTGAAAATGTTGTGGATGACCTCGTTCATG CATGTCCTCAAACACCCATGCCAAGTCCTGAATCAGGTTCTGAACCAAGCACAA GTAGTGAGAAAGAATTGCCAAAAGTGTGGAATAAGAAAGAGACTCAACTGTTATTTCATGCAAGGATGAAGTTGGAGAAGGAATTTTCCGAAGCAAGATCTCATAAAACACTTTGGGACAAAATAGCAAAGGAGTTGAAAAGTGCTGGGTGTTTAGTAACAGCCAGacaatgtgaaaataaatacaagTCACTGAAGAGAGAATACAGAGCAACAATTGACCACAATAGCAGAAGTGGAAATGATAGAAAATCATGTGCCTTTTTTGAGGAGTTCAGTGAATTATATGGAATGAAAGCAGGGTCAAGGCCTAAATTTACCATTGGTAGTTTCTCAGGTAGTGATAGATCTCAAATGCAGGAATCTTTTTCCAGCTCTGATGAACAGCTCCCCAGTTCAAAAGAGAAACACACTAGAAATAAGAAAGATGTTCAAAAAAGGAAGACAGATGGAGTCACAGAATGGCTTCAGCAATACGAAGAAAGGCAAGTTGAATTTCAGAGAAACAAGctggaaaaaattaaagaaatgcaTGATGAGAAGATGCAAATGATGGGAAAGCTCTTGAATGCTCtagagaagaaaaataattga
- the LOC128185851 gene encoding uncharacterized protein LOC128185851 codes for MGRKTKTIYLREPDVSPDPISLVVWNVGGPSAGKGTASKRKRVITGLLESKQPSLVLVQEFSWIKIKRHNTWKDAHITDRYEYIGHKEAGILYDTDELEVKNLTTETEIRPTIEKMLRKGELSPGFTPLGRMLISEIKTKGVPTTHFLCVSWHGSHNSRKKADLLEEFKNLLVFMEAIEDHYDLPLLIGGDFNLQYKDIPEKFKNSGSGLIAYMYDPLKRRSSRLIDFYIGSSTLPLSKIAPVDLEKVDKGEDAQKIFDHDPVEATLMTHAKSLSGSSLCYIKPLFKDHMIVYET; via the coding sequence ATGGGTAGGAAAACGAAGACCATATATCTTAGGGAGCCTGATGTCTCGCCAGATCCTATATCGCTCGTTGTGTGGAATGTTGGAGGTCCGAGTGCGGGAAAGGGAACAGCAAGCAAACGGAAAAGAGTTATAACTGGACTTCTTGAATCAAAACAACCTTCCCTTGTTCTAGTCCAAGAATTTTCTTGGATTAAAATAAAGAGACACAATACTTGGAAGGACGCACATATAACCGATCGCTATGAATATATAGGACATAAAGAAGCTGGTATTTTGTACGATACAGATGAATTAGAGGTCAAAAATCTGACGACAGAGACAGAAATAAGACcaacaattgaaaaaatgctAAGAAAAGGGGAATTATCCCCAGGATTTACTCCTCTTGGAAGAATGTTAATATCGGAGATCAAAACTAAGGGCGTTCCCACGACACATTTCCTATGTGTCTCTTGGCACGGTTCTCATAATTCCAGAAAAAAGGCAGATTTGTTAGAAGAATTCAAGAATTTGCTTGTCTTTATGGAAGCAATTGAAGACCATTATGACTTGCCACTCCTAATTGGTGGCGATTTTAACTTACAATATAAAGATATCCCTGAGAAGTTTAAAAATTCCGGCAGCGGTTTGATTGCTTATATGTATGATCCTCTAAAACGAAGAAGCAGCAGACTTATAGATTTTTACATTGGGTCTTCGACGCTACCTTTGTCTAAAATAGCTCCTGTTGATTTGGAAAAAGTAGATAAGGGTGAAGATGCTCAGAAGATATTTGATCACGATCCTGTCGAGGCCACATTGATGACACACGCAAAATCACTTTCTGGATCCTCTCTGTGCTATATAAAGCCATTATTCAAAGACCACATGATAGTATATGAAACATAA